In one window of Prevotella fusca JCM 17724 DNA:
- a CDS encoding TolC family protein, translating to MKKKIILFSLIAFATVIQAQTLEECQSAAKKNYPIIKQYDLIAQTTHLTVRNIQKGWLPQVTASALATYQSDVVAWPESMQNMYQQMGLKMKGLTKDQYKVGVDLHQTLYDGGAISSQNKIARQEGKVQEAQTEANLYQVRKRVNEMYFSLLLLDEQIKLNDDVVALLLSSEKKLSAMVKSGTAATSDFENVKAERLYAAQQNTSLKAQRLMLQRMLSVFCGIEVSNLRKPDIIKAAASTNNRPELRLFDNQLQLADTREKGLDALLRPKLGVFAQGYYGYPGLNMFEDMLSHKWSLNGVVGVKLTWNVGALYTRKNDKAKLRLQREMIENAREVFLFNNNMEQIQQTENISRYHTMMQTDNEIIVLRTNVRKAAESRLTHGIIDTNSLLREINNENAAKAQQAIHEIDMLKEMYNLQYTNNE from the coding sequence ATGAAGAAGAAAATAATACTGTTCTCGTTAATAGCATTTGCTACTGTCATCCAGGCACAGACGCTGGAAGAATGTCAGTCGGCTGCCAAGAAGAACTATCCCATTATCAAACAGTATGATTTAATCGCACAGACAACTCATCTGACGGTCAGGAATATTCAGAAAGGATGGCTGCCACAGGTTACAGCTTCAGCACTGGCAACTTATCAAAGTGATGTTGTAGCGTGGCCTGAAAGCATGCAGAATATGTATCAGCAGATGGGACTCAAGATGAAAGGGCTGACCAAGGATCAATATAAAGTTGGTGTTGACCTCCACCAAACCCTCTATGACGGTGGTGCCATCAGCAGTCAGAACAAGATAGCCCGACAGGAGGGAAAGGTGCAAGAGGCACAAACTGAAGCTAATCTGTACCAGGTACGCAAGCGTGTCAATGAGATGTACTTTTCTCTCTTGCTTCTTGACGAACAGATCAAGCTGAACGACGATGTCGTGGCTTTACTGTTGTCGAGTGAAAAGAAACTGTCGGCAATGGTAAAGAGCGGTACGGCTGCCACAAGTGACTTTGAGAATGTCAAGGCTGAACGGCTCTACGCAGCACAACAGAATACGAGTCTGAAAGCACAGCGGCTGATGCTACAACGGATGCTAAGTGTCTTTTGTGGTATTGAGGTCAGCAACCTCCGAAAGCCGGATATCATCAAAGCAGCTGCTTCAACCAACAATCGCCCGGAACTCAGGTTATTTGATAATCAACTGCAACTTGCCGATACACGGGAAAAGGGTCTGGATGCACTGTTGAGACCTAAGTTAGGTGTTTTTGCCCAAGGCTATTATGGATATCCGGGACTTAACATGTTTGAAGACATGCTGAGTCACAAGTGGAGCCTCAATGGTGTTGTAGGTGTGAAGTTAACGTGGAATGTGGGAGCACTCTATACCCGTAAGAACGACAAGGCAAAGCTGCGACTACAGCGTGAAATGATAGAGAATGCACGTGAGGTGTTCCTGTTCAACAACAATATGGAACAGATACAACAGACAGAGAATATCAGCCGATACCATACCATGATGCAAACTGACAACGAGATTATTGTCCTGCGCACCAATGTACGCAAGGCTGCGGAATCAAGGCTCACCCATGGTATCATTGATACAAACAGTCTGCTTCGGGAAATCAACAATGAGAATGCAGCCAAGGCGCAACAGGCTATCCACGAGATTGATATGCTCAAGGAAATGTATAACCTGCAATATACCAATAATGAATAA
- a CDS encoding helix-turn-helix domain-containing protein produces the protein MGRAKTVSPFSLNNIDLGELSEKHGQFLANDDVVLVINGHIQYSPFLEEGKIYQVVEPRLVLAMEGNADICINLQDWHIEKGAMMLLPSDTILEVKEVSPETRIVAVVFNEGIEVSEEAIFTTAPSEFDRILRMVYLTWDFVQLKPYRRRTVQNLLKAMVSDIQYIKDIEEKNEKHNHTTRTQELFIQFKRLIHRHCTHERSIPFYAEQLHVTPHHLSAIIKKASSQSVMYWINRATIQEAKLLLKTNDVMGYEIADRLNFPSASAFSKYFRRETGMTPRMYQENVSK, from the coding sequence ATGGGTAGAGCAAAGACCGTAAGTCCGTTCTCGTTGAATAATATAGACCTCGGCGAACTGTCTGAGAAACATGGACAGTTTCTTGCAAACGACGATGTTGTGCTCGTCATTAATGGGCACATACAGTACAGTCCGTTTCTGGAGGAAGGAAAGATATACCAGGTTGTGGAGCCGCGTTTAGTGCTTGCCATGGAAGGTAATGCCGATATTTGTATCAACCTTCAGGACTGGCATATTGAGAAAGGAGCCATGATGCTTCTGCCTTCCGATACCATTCTTGAGGTCAAAGAGGTTTCTCCAGAAACACGTATCGTTGCTGTTGTTTTCAATGAAGGGATAGAAGTTTCAGAGGAAGCCATATTCACAACAGCACCGTCCGAGTTTGACCGCATATTGCGTATGGTCTATCTCACTTGGGATTTTGTGCAGCTCAAGCCTTATCGACGCAGGACTGTCCAGAATCTTCTGAAAGCGATGGTGTCTGATATTCAATATATTAAAGACATTGAAGAGAAGAATGAAAAGCATAATCACACCACACGCACACAAGAGCTCTTTATACAGTTCAAGCGTCTGATACATCGGCATTGTACCCATGAACGCTCCATACCTTTCTATGCAGAACAGCTTCATGTGACCCCGCACCACTTGTCGGCCATCATTAAGAAAGCCAGCAGCCAAAGCGTCATGTACTGGATTAACCGTGCTACGATTCAGGAAGCCAAATTGCTCTTGAAGACCAATGATGTGATGGGCTACGAGATAGCTGACCGGCTGAACTTCCCCAGTGCATCGGCTTTCTCCAAGTACTTCAGGCGTGAGACGGGCATGACACCTCGGATGTATCAGGAGAATGTGAGTAAATAA